The following proteins are co-located in the Zonotrichia albicollis isolate bZonAlb1 chromosome 1, bZonAlb1.hap1, whole genome shotgun sequence genome:
- the FOXF2 gene encoding forkhead box protein F2 has translation MTTESGQQRLEPPVPLRSCSPAPGALQMSRPPSSALETSTSSSSTSTSSSSSSAAAASSKSKKASSGLRRPEKPPYSYIALIVMAIQSSPSKRLTLSEIYQFLQARFPFFRGSYQGWKNSVRHNLSLNECFIKLPKGLGRPGKGHYWTIDPASEFMFEEGSFRRRPRGFRRKCQALKPMYRMMNGLGFGASIIPQGFDFQAPPASLACHSNGYNLDMMPNAMAGGYEGLSGGHHVPHMSPNPGSTYMASCPVTANGDYGPDSSSSPVPSSPAMASAIECHSPYTSPSAHWTASGASPYIKQQGLPAANAASSGIHSSVPSYSLEQGYLHQSPRDDLSVGLPRYQHHPSPVCDRKDFVLNFNGISSFHPSASGSYYHHHHHQSVCQDIKPCVM, from the exons ATGACCACCGAGAGCGGGCAGCAGCGGCTGGAGCCCCCCGTCCCTCTCCGCTCCTGCAGCCCGGCTCCCGGAGCTCTCCAGATGAGCCGGCCGCCCTCCTCCGCCCTGGAGACCtccacctcctcttcctccacctccacctcctcctcctcctcctcggcggcggcggcgtcCTCCAAGAGCAAGAAGGCCAGCTCGGGGCTGCGGCGGCCCGAGAAGCCCCCCTACTCCTACATCGCCCTCATCGTCATGGCCATCCAGAGCTCGCCCTCCAAGCGCCTGACCCTCAGCGAGATCTACCAGTTCCTGCAGGCCCGCTTCCCCTTCTTTCGCGGCTCCTACCAGGGCTGGAAGAACTCCGTGCGCCACAACCTCTCCCTCAACGAGTGCTTCATCAAGCTGCCCAAGGGCCTGGGCCGCCCGGGCAAGGGCCACTACTGGACCATCGACCCGGCCAGCGAGTTCATGTTCGAGGAGGGCTCCTTCCGACGGCGGCCCCGCGGCTTCAGAAGGAAATGCCAGGCGCTGAAGCCCATGTACCGCATGATGAACGGGCTGGGCTTCGGCGCCTCCATCATCCCGCAGGGCTTCGACTTCCAGGCGCCCCCCGCCTCCCTCGCCTGCCACTCCAACGGCTACAACCTGGACATGATGCCCAACGCCATGGCCGGCGGCTACGAGGGACTCAGCGGCGGCCACCACGTCCCGCACATGTCTCCCAACCCCGGCTCGACCTACATGGCCAGCTGCCCGGTGACTGCCAACGGGGACTACGGCCccgacagcagcagcagccccgtgCCCTCCTCGCCGGCCATGGCCAGCGCCATCGAGTGCCACTCGCCTTACACGAGCCCTTCGGCTCACTGGACAGCCTCGGGGGCCTCGCCCTACATAAAGCAGCAGGGCCTCCCCGCCGCCAACGCCGCCTCCTCCGGCATCCACTCCAGCGTGCCCTCCtactccctggagcagggataCCTGCACCAGAGCCCCCGCGACGACCTCTCAG TGGGACTGCCTCGCTACCAGCATCATCCCTCCCCGGTGTGTGACAGGAAAGATTTTGTCCTCAATTTTAATGGCATTTCTTCGTTTCACCCGTCCGCTAGTGGATCTTactaccaccaccaccaccaccaaagCGTCTGCCAAGACATCAAGCCCTGCGTGATGTGA